One Spea bombifrons isolate aSpeBom1 chromosome 1, aSpeBom1.2.pri, whole genome shotgun sequence DNA window includes the following coding sequences:
- the SNAPC3 gene encoding snRNA-activating protein complex subunit 3, whose protein sequence is MAAVVDANVPVYEVTDANTRVIHVGSFGNLWRERLSSCDISLTDDAGHDQLLKEVDVAKELNCTLETVAELEMLCSVEELKCGTVEEGADPDFVPEDTDLVTLGIRKKVVERRKETLVFNRVCRQEMLRYEMEHHSVGKRPQSPTDFVEEGELLLTLNILYPLILFKSREYKPYQTLLVLGSQKLTELRDGLKCVSDLQIGGEFSSNPDMAPESICKDLFKSAFFYFEGVFYNDMRYPECRDLSRNTIEWAESRDRGYGKFQSAKMEDYTFNDLQIKIGYPYLYCHQGDCEHIVTVTDIRLIHHGDCLDRTLYPVQTRKRWFRTRKCYVCKLYTAKWVTNDDSLAPDDPCFFCDVCFRMMHYDTEGNKLGEFLAYPYVDPGTFN, encoded by the exons ATGGCTGCCGTTGTAGATGCGAATGTGCCAGTGTATGAGGTCACTGATGCCAACACCCGGGTAATCCATGTGGGTTCTTTCGGGAACTTGTGGAGGGAGAGGCTGAGCAGCTGTGATATAAGTCTCACTGATGATGCCGGCCACGATCAGCTGCTTAAGGAGGTCGATGTGGCCAAAGAGCTGAACTGTACACTGGAGACAGTTGCTGAGCTGGAGATGCTTTGCAG TGTGGAAGAATTGAAATGTGGAACTGTTGAAGAGGGCGCAGATCCAGACTTTGTGCCAGAAGACACTGACCTAGTAACTTTGGG GATCCGCAAAAAAGTTGTGGAGAGGCGTAAAGAAACTCTGGTTTTCAACCGCGTGTGCCGACAAGAGATGTTACGTTATGAGATG GAACATCATTCTGTAGGAAAAAGGCCACAGAGTCCCACAGATTTCGTAGAAGAAGGAGAATTGTTACTCACGCTCAATATCCTATACCCTCTCATATTGTTCAAG AGCAGGGAGTATAAGCCTTATCAAACATTATTGGTGCTGGGGAGCCAGAAGCTCACAGAGCTAAGGGATGGCTTGAAGTGTGTCAGTGACCTGCAGATCGGAGGAGAATTCAGCAGTAATCCCGACATGGCCCCTGAAAGCATCTGCAAG GACCTCTTCAAATCGGCTTTCTTCTATTTTGAAGGTGTGTTTTACAATGACATGAGATATCCAGAATGCAGAGACCTCAGCAG AAATACTATTGAATGGGCAGAATCCCGTGACAGAGGTTATGGAAAATTTCAGAGTGCTAAAATGGAAGACTATACATTTAATGACTTGCAGATTAAAATTGGCTACCCGTACCTGTACTGCCATCAAGGAGACTGTGAACACATCGTTACCGTAACCGATATAAG GTTGATACATCATGGAGACTGTTTGGATAGGACCCTCTACCCAGTGCAAACCAGGAAACGTTGGTTCCGGACTAGAAAGTGCTACGTTTGTAAATTGTATACTGCCAA GTGGGTGACCAATGATGACAGTCTTGCTCCAGATGACCCTTGTTTTTTCTGTGATGTCTGCTTCAGGATGATGCATTATGACACAGAGGGCAATAAACTAGGAGAATTTTTGGCATACCCTTATGTTGATCCAGGGACCTTTAACTGA